The Chiroxiphia lanceolata isolate bChiLan1 chromosome 4, bChiLan1.pri, whole genome shotgun sequence genome contains a region encoding:
- the LOC116785623 gene encoding cytochrome P450 26B1, giving the protein MILPIQTPGAVKLQLFLPGSRRSLTPGEVCELLWWHVGVDNISLGFGSEVLQGSCFQSSRREKYGNVFKTHLLGRPLVRVTGAENVRKILMGEHHLVSTEWPRSTRMLLGPNTVANSIGDIHRHKRKVFSKIFSHEALESYLPKIQLVIKDTLRAWSSNPEPINVYHEAQKLTFRMAIRVLLGFRIPDEELGRLFEVYQQFVENVFSLPVDLPFSGYRRGIRARETLQKGLEKAIQEKLQNTQGKDYADALDILIESGKEHGKELTMQELKDGTLELIFAAYATTASASTSLIMQLLKHPRVLEKLREELRSKGILHNGCICEGSLRLDNISSLHYLDCVIKEVLRLFTPISGGYRTVLQTFELDGFQIPKGWSVMYSIRDTHDTAPVFKDVDVFDPERFEQGRSEDKDGRFHYLPFGGGVRTCLGKHLAKLFLKALAIELASTSRFELATRTFPKITLVPVVQGWEIPLGLEAALSSPTPIPSHPFPPRWKGQHKDRGRDLSWP; this is encoded by the exons aTGATCCTGCCCATCCAGACCCCGGGAGCGGtgaagctgcagcttttcctgcctgGCTCCCGACGTTCCCTGACTCCAGGAGAGGTCTGTGAGCTCCTGTGGTGGCATGTGGGGGTAGATAACATCTCCCTGGGGTTTGGCTCCGAGGTGCTGCAA GGCTCCTGCTTCCAATCTTCCCGGCGGGAGAAGTACGGCAACGTCTTCAAGACGCACTTGCTGGGGCGGCCGCTGGTGCGGGTGACGGGGGCGGAGAACGTGCGCAAGATCTTGATGGGGGAGCACCACCTGGTGAGCACCGAGTGGCCCCGGAGCACCCGCATGCTGCTGGGACCCAACACCGTGGCCAACTCCATCGGCGACATCCACCGGCACAAGAGGAAG GTTTTCTCCAAAATCTTCAGCCACGAGGCGCTGGAGAGTTACCTCCCCAAGATCCAGCTGGTGATCAAGGACACCCTGCGGGCCTGGAGCAGCAACCCCGAGCCCATCAACGTGTACCACGAGGCGCAGAAGCTGACGTTCCGCATGGCCATCCGCGTCCTGCTGGGCTTCCGCATCCCCGACGAGGAGCTCGGCCGCCTCTTCGAGGTCTACCAGCAGTTCGTGGAGAACGTCTTCTCCCTGCCCGTGGACCTGCCCTTCAGTGGCTACAGGAGG GGAATCCGGGCACGGGAGACGCTGCAGAAGGGGCTGGAAAAAGCCATCCAGGAGAAACTGCAGAACACGCAGGGCAAGGACTACGCTGACGCCTTGGACATCCTGATAGAGAGCGGGAAAGAGCACGGGAAGGAGTTGACCATGCAGGAGCTGAAG GATGGCACCCTGGAGCTGATCTTCGCCGCCTACGCCACCACGGCCAGCGCCAGCACCTCCCTCATCATGCAGCTCCTCAAACACCCCCGAGTGCTGGAGAAGCTGCGGGAGGAGCTCAGGAGCAAAGGGATCCTCCACAACGGCTGCATCTGCGAGGGCTCCCTGCGGCTCGACAACATCAGCAGCCTCCACTACCTGGACTGTGTCATCAAGGAGGTGCTTCGGCTCTTCACCCCCATCTCCGGCGGGTACCGGACGGTGCTGCAGACCTTCGAGCTGGAT GGTTTCCAGATCCCCAAAGGCTGGAGTGTGATGTACAGCATCCGGGACACCCACGACACCGCCCCGGTCTTCAAGGACGTGGACGTGTTCGACCCCGAGCGCTTCGAGCAGGGCCGGAGCGAAGACAAGGACGGCAGGTTCCACTACCTCCCCTTCGGAGGAGGAGTACGGACCTGTCTGGGGAAGCACCTGGCCAAGCTTTTCCTCAAGGCCCTGGCCATCGAGCTGGCCAGCACCAGCCGCTTCGAGCTCGCCACCAGGACTTTCCCCAAAATCACCCTGGTGCCCGTGGTCCA GGGCTGGGAGATCCCTCTTGGACTTGAGGCAGCTCTGTCCAGCCCCAC tcccatcccatcccatcccttccctccgAGGTGGAAAGGACAACACAAGGACCGTGGCCGAGACCTCTCCTGGCCGTGA